From Acinonyx jubatus isolate Ajub_Pintada_27869175 chromosome E2, VMU_Ajub_asm_v1.0, whole genome shotgun sequence:
ccctgcctccctctccagctCTGTGCCACGAGGGCTGGAAGCCGACACACTATTTCCCAGACTCCCCTGCCCGTCAGGTGTCCCTGGTAGTCTCGGGGGAGGCCGAAGGAGGGAGAGCCACATCCTGTCCTCGCTCCAATAGAAGTGGATGCGGTGGCTATGGCAGTGCCCACAGTAGCTGTGGAGGCTCTGGGGACATCGGCTGCCAGGGCAAAGCCAGGATGCCTTGTGTGCACCCAAAACCAACTGTGACGGTGTCTCCCTACAGGCTTTTAGTCCCTGGGTATCGCCCTCCTTCCTGTTTGCTGCCTTGGCTCTTCCAACATCGTCCTAACCAGCTTCCCGCAGTACATTCCCTGATACAACCCCAAGTGGCTTCTGCTTTCCTGACACAATGCGACCATCATAGTACTGGGCAAGTAACTCGGAATATCCAGAGCCCTGGGCACTGTGAATCTGAGCCAGTGAAGAAAAGCACAGACCTTTAGGGGCTGGTCACAGCCTCAGGCAAGATGCTGGCCAGAGAATGAAACCAACACGCATAGGACAGCAGGGACTGAGAAGCAAAATCAAGGAAATCCTTAGGGTGTCTGAGACCCTGGCTCTAGCTGGACCTATGTTTGGAGTTTGGCACTGAAGGTAGATATGGGTCCCGGCTGGCATTCTAGCACTTGCCCCGATGCACAGACCAGAGCTTGCCAACTGGGACTGATGTGCTAGGAGCCAAGCGTGTGGGGGAAGCGGGCCTAGAGGAGTATCTGCTCACAGCCTTTCACCACCCTGGCCTTCACACCTACCTTTTCCTGCTTGGCCGTGGGGTCCAGCACGAGGGTCCCCTCAGAGTCCAGAGCACAGGTGACCCCACAGAAGAGGGCCCGCATGGGCACACCTGCATCCACCAATGCCATGCAGGCAGCGTTCAGGCCACAGGCCAGGAGCTGGGTGCCACGGGCAGAGGTTAAGAAGCATTTCCACCGTAGGGCCGGCCAGCAGAGTGTGCCTGCGTTCCACCTACCCTGCCAGGGCTTGTGGCCAACTGCACAGGCTCATCACAGGAAGGCAGTATGGCACAGTGGTTCTAAGTGGTTTTGGGATCAGGCAGCCCTGGGCTCCAGACCGGTCTTTGCCACCTctcagctatgtgaccttgaacaagtgaCTTACTCTCTCAGCCTCAATCAGGGGTCAGAATGATACTCAACAGAGTTGTACTGAAGCACGTGCCAAGCACCTTCAGGGAAACTGAGGACAAGGAGGGGAGAAACCTTCCACAGTCACATGGGGAGTGGCAGGGTCAGGCCCAGAGCCTGGGATCTGGAGGCAGCCACCACCAGGTGACAGACTGGCAAGgtgacagagggagaagggaggcatGCCCGGGCCTGGAGCCAGACGACCAGCCCTGCCTCAAGTTTCCTCTAGTCTCTGTCTCCAGCCCCACACAGTGGGGAAGGGTCCAGCTTTAGGATCAGTTAGCCCCAGATCTGCCCCTCCATTATTTcccctctgggcttcagttttccttctgtGAGACAGGGCcggcttgcccccccccccccccccccctcgttGCCCATCTCTGGTCCTCAGCCCCAACCCCAGGGATCCTTCTAGGCTGAGCTGCTGACCCAACTGCTCTGCCTGCTCAGGACTCCCCTAGCACTGCTCAAGGTCAGGGTGGAGGTCAATGGCACAGGCTTTGTAGGTAGTCAGGCCTCAGCTTGAGTCCTGCCTCTGCTgccttccagctgtgtgaccctgggcaagtgacttcccctctctgggcctgtttcgtCACATGAAACACGGGAACATAAGAATACCCatctgctggggcgcctgggtggctctgttggttaggtgactgacttcagctcaggtcacgatctcacagttcttgagtttgagccccgtgttgggctctgtgctgacagctcagagcctggagtctgcttcggattctgtgtctccctctctgcccctctcctgctagcactgtttctcaaaaataaacataaaaaaaaaaaatagccatctACCAGGGCCCCTGGGCTCTAGGAGCAGATGACTtgggctcaaatcctggctctgcaaAATACTAGATAAAAGCTAACCTTGCcatgccttagtttccccatttgGAACATGGGGATTATAGTGGCACCTATTTCCTGTGCTGAGAATAGTTAGCGAGTTAATATGTGTAAGgcactcagaacagtgcctgagaCATGGTAAGCACTCAAGCTGTGTTTGCTATTCTTCTTCAAGTGGGTGCCTGTTAAGCATTGGGAGGCCTTCTGGTCAACACAGGGCTTGCTTGTGGGCATCAGCAAGGGAGGCAATGGGAGAGATTCTgaaggacttcctggaggaggcagcctgGGGGGAAGGATACAGAGCCAGCATCACTGACGACCTGCAGCACCACAGTAATGGAGGTACGGGGGTGCAGCGCTCCCAATACCACTGCTTCACAAGTGTTCCTGATCAGCCGCTCCCGACTCTTCTCAGCGACGCCTGGGGAaatcaggggtggggtggggtggtcagGCTCTTCCCTTCCATCTGGCTCACCTTCCTCCACATGCCCCACCCAAGCCCTCTGGGAAGGGCCTGCCGGCTCCACTAGGGTTGGTGCAGGACCCTGCAGGGATGACAGAGGATCCCcagtgggaaggaggcagagcctGACCCATACCCACTTCATCCCTGCCCCCTCTGGCATCCAGCAACAGAGCTTCTTGGGGGATGAAAATCCCGGAGTTCCCTCCCATTGAACCCAgacccaggggtgggggtgggggtagtgaATGGGGGAAAAACAGGTTAGTAGAAAGAAGGGGAGATGGAGCCAGGAAAGACAGACTAAAGTGGAGGCAGAGGGGACCCTGGGGACAGTGGTGAGGAAGAAGGTGGAGATCCCCCTGGGTCCAGTTACCAGGCAGCCCGATCTTCGGCCTCAGAATCACCTCCAGGGTGGCCTTGTTGAAGATCTCTTTGCTGACCTTCACCTCGGCTGGTCCGTATACGCCCGCCAGGACCGATGTATCCCCTGGGGAGACAGCACGGGTGGCCTCGCCCACATCCTGCCTTCCTCTGGGGTCCCAGTGCGCCGTGCTGAGCCGGCTGGCCAGGGTCCCCCACGCCACCCCCCAGTCCAGCCCACGAAGTGCTGGCACTGATTCTTCCAGCGTTTGCTTCACTCACTCCTCTGCCTGTGCTTCCTCACCTGTGAACCGACAGGTTAACGGCGCCTCCCTCCCTgagttctgaggattaaatgacataatccaCGTAGAACACTCCCGACACTGCCTGGCGCACAcgacactgcctggcacacacgGAGGGCGCAGCGCAACGGACGTTCGCTGTTGTTAACTTTAATAGGAGGTTCCTCCCAAGAGCTGACCTTCCTCCTTCTTACTGCAGCTGGTCTTCTCACTCCTTCCAGAGCTTCCCCCAACCTGGCTCTCTTCCCTCAGGCTCGCGTCCCAAACTCTGCAGAAGTCAAGACCCCCGAGAGAGGGACAGATATACCTGGGAGTGATCCCGAGGGGGTAAGAAGAGGGGCCAGGGAGGTTAAGACCCAGGAAACAAAAGCCTGGCATCTAGTCCTGCAACCTTGGCTGACTCTGCtcacttctctgggtctcagttttaccatctgcaaaatgaagagacTAGACTACACCAGTGGCTTCCAAACTCTTCTCACCATAGCTcctgataaaaaatatattttacagtgTGACTCCAATCTCACACAAACATGTGTAACCGGAACAAAGGCCTCACAAAACAACTCTTACTGTCACTGCTTTGCTACGCTCTGATGTTTTCCACTCTATTctagttaattttatttatgcttgtaagattttatttcttaaaaatgtttattaattttgagggcagagagagagagagagagagagagaatcccaagcaggttctgtgctgtgactgcagagcctggagacagggctccatctcaggaaccgtgagatcattacctaggccaaaatcaacagtcggatgcttaaatgactgagccatccaggcgccccccttaatattttgttttaaggaatctccacacaccccctaccccccaccgtagggctcaaactcaagaccctgagagcAAGGGTCACATCACATGCTccatgagccagccaggtgcccctactctatCCCAGTTAAAAAGGACCACTAATGAACACAGccgtggttctcaaccctggctgcacactGGAATCACCGGCGACCTAGAAAAGATACTGCCGCCCGGGCCTCTCCCCCAGAGATCCTATTCAACAGCTGGGGTGGAGTGCAGGCACCAGGAGCCTCAGAGTCCTGCGGGTCATTCCAGGGTGCAGCTGGGCCCGCGGTCTGCAGGGGGAAGAAACAGCGCTGGAGCATAGCTTCAAAAAGCCTGCAAACAAGCATCTCCGCAGCTGCTGCAAACGGACAGGGGCCAGCCTTAGCAGGTGCACGGTGGATTCTGGGCCTCAGGCTCCGGGAGAATCTGTCCTCAAAGGGAAACTTATCTACATAGAACGAGATCCACACTGTGGTCTTCATTCTTGCTGCCTGGGGCCTCCACGAACCTAGGAGTCCCTCCTTCTCATGGACATGGCTCCAGCAATTCTCTGGATCTACACCTGTTTTCAACTCCTCCGGCATTTATCTGATCCCCTTCCAAGCAAAGCTCCCAAAGACCTGTCtcttcttgtgctctctttttctcctcctccttgacCCCTCCACTCCATCGGAACAGCTCTTGACAGTGACAGAAGTCCAGATTGTCCCCCCACAGGTCTGGGAGGACGGATGCAGCTGGTGGGCCCTTACATCTCAAACACTTCTCTGGGCCCCAGGTGAGTGCcctctcttggttttcctcctcccttcctggctGCTCTTctcagtgtctttttaaaatttttaacgtttattcatttttgagaaagtgtgagtggaggaggggcagagagagagacacagaatccaacaggctccaggctgtgagccgtcagcacagagcccaacacagagcccggcgtggggttcgaactcacagaccatgagatcatgacctgagccgaagctggatgcttaactgactgagccacccaggtgccccttttctcaGTGTCTTTTCCTGGCTCCCCACAAGTTAGAAGACACAGGTTTTAATCCTGTAACCTCTCTTTTCCacctacatttattttcttgatttcatcCCATCAGTAGCTTGAAATACCATCTATGGCCAGAGGGTTCCTAATTGTATGTCCAGATTGCGTCTCTCTTCTGAATTCCAGACTTGTATGTCCTTCTGCCCAGTCCCTAGTGTCCCTGTGATGTCTACCGGGCACTGCAAACTTAATGTCCCAAACTGAACTAGTCTTCTCCCAGCACAGCTGATTTTGGGAAAAAACCTTAGtgttatccctctctctctcatacccCAACACCGAACCATTTGCAAATTTTGTCAGCTTTACAGAATCTCATCACTTCCACTCCGGTCTGAGCCACCACCATCGCCCCCACTCCCCTGTACCTCAAAAGTCAACACTGCAGCCAGAGAGATTCTGTTAAAATACattcagatcatgtcactcctctgaGCAAAACTTGGGAGCAATGGCCCCCAGGTCCTTCACTAAGCCTCAAATGACAGGCAGTCCCCCTTAcctctctccagcctcctcaCTGCTCCAGCCACATTGTCTCCTAATACTCTTCAAACACACCAGGCAAGTCCTtgcctcagggtctttgcccCTGCTGTTCCCCACACTTGGTATGCTTTTCCTCCTGATATCTTCGGGGTGTGTTCCCTTACCTTTAGGTCTTTATTCAGATGTTACCATCTCATCAAGGCCTTTCCTAACCATCCTATTTAAGATTGCACCCCTGGCTGGCACACCCTATTCcccttctctgtatttttctccGTAGTATTTTCCTTAGCTAACCTTTTGTCTGTCTCCCTGACTAGAAAGTAAACTGTTAGGTCAgggatttaaaatactttttatcgacatattcccagtgcctagaacagtactTAGCACAAATACATATGTGTCCAATGAAGGAATGAATTAAAACAGGTTTGTACCTGGGTAGAAAGTAATGCTTCTAGTGAGAAGACTGAAGCATTTACTGGGATGATCCTTAGGCCTATCTCCAGAGGAATATTTACCTGGGTAAGGGAGCAGAGTCCAGTTTGAGATGCATTTGGATAGGGGAAGGGGACATTTACCTAATAGGTAAGACCTGCCCCAAACTTAAGCGATATTTACTCCTTAGAGAGATGCGTGTCCCAAAGAAATATTTATCCCAGtggtggggaggaaaggggacaTCACTCTCAGTCTGAAAAGTACTCAGGTAAAAGACATGCCACGGTCCAGAGAATAATTAAGCCGGTAGTGGTCATCTGCCAGTTTAGAGGTATTCACACATATGGGCAGGTTTGCCTCAGCCTAGGATGTAGGGACCCAGGGtgtgtggggtggaggtgggagacgAATCTAGTCAAGGGAGATATTTACTTTGGTGAGGAGCTTTTCTCTATTCTGGAATATTTGGTCTTACGAGGAAGTCTGCTCCTCTCTCATCTGAGTATTTACCAGAGTGGCGATGTCATTTCCCTTCTAGTCGGGAAAGAGAGATTATTCTGGCATATCCGGTAGTATCCACCCGGGTAAGAAGAAATGCACCAGTCCAGGAGAGAGGTCCAGACAGGGCACCCCCTTGCCCAACTGAGTCGCAGTTGAGAAATGCACCAGTCCATTCACCAGCTGGTGTCCAGAAGTGGCACTCCTTTGCACGGTACCCTGTAACTTCCTAAAACAAATACAACGTAGCGAACGTGGCCGGGGCAGTATTTACCTAGGTTAAGTTCTTACCttgcaggaaagaggcagagccGTCCGGCCGGGACAACAGGTTCTGCTCACAGGCAAAGTGCCGGAGACTGCAGCCTGGACCTCGAGGACTGGACTCTGCTCCAGACTCAGTACGCATCTTGGCGTCAGTCCGCATCACCCCTTCCATCACCCCAGACCCCACGTGCAACTAGGACGCTCACTTCCGCGCAAAAGCGCGCGCTTGCGTACAGGCTGCGTATCCAGTGCGCACGCGCCTATCCCGGGCGCCGGGAGTCGCGCCCGCACGTGTCTCCGCGTTTACTAACAATCTGGCCCCTCCCACTCCCGCCTCGCAAATCCTGGAAATCCATTGGAGATTAGAGAAGAGCGGGCGGGCCTTGGCCTGGGCTCATCCTACCCGAGGCCCCCGGGCCCTAAAGGCCTGAGGCTCTGGTCAGGTTGCCCTCTTCTTTGCCTGTTACAGAAAAAACTAAGATGAGGCTTTAAGAGTACTTTTGGCAAGCTAGATTGTTTTTTCCACTCATACCCGTGTCCAAGAGGCCGAAGAACTGGTAGGTTGTGGCTTCTTGGGAGGATGGGGCTAACATTTGAATCAGGTTCATAAAGGGGCAGCCTCAGTCtaagaggggagaggggcggatCGCTGAGGCGTTGTTAGCGAAGATGGCGGTGGCGGCTGCTGCGGCGAAGCTCCGGGGCTCAGGTCGAGGCTTGGGCCAGGCTGGCGTCCTGCTCCTGCGGCGGCTTGGTGCTCGGGGGCTGGCTAGATATGTGAGTTCCCGGGGCACTGGGAGCTTTCCCCAAGTGAGAGTAGGGATGTCAACGCCGATTTTAGGGTGTCAGGTCTGTGCAGGGAGCGAAGGAAGGGCTGTCACAGAATGGAAAAGGTCTGGAACTACTCGGAGAGCACACTCGGGAACAACTTCCTCAGGAGAGGAAAAGCGAGGCAGCTCCATTGTGGGCCCCGAGGAAGGGAGACAACTTGGAGAGAGGGAGTGGGTTCCTCATTAGTTGCCACCCATCCCCACCGGAGGCCGCTTGGAGGGGCACGGGAGGAAGGCGAGACGTTTCTTCGCAGGCATTAGAGAGTGAAACTGCCCGAGGAAGACACTTTCTTCTCGGTAAggatcccccctcccccttccaaaaggaggaaagagatcAGGTCCCCCAGCGCGGGCTTTTATAGTACTCTTCATTTCCCTGTTCCTTTACTACTGTTCTGATTTTAGAAAGAATTGCGTAACAAAGTCTTTTGATCCTGTGTCCTTGATCTAATGCCAGAACAGGAACCTTGTCCGTTTTTGTCACTCAACACAGGAGACCAAGCGATCAATAAAATTTTGCCGGATTAActaagggagaagaggagggagagaggtccAGACAGGGCACCCCCTTGCCCAACTGAGTCGCAGTTGAGAAATGCCTCAATTCTTTTCAAAAGGGTTAGAATCCCTTTGGGTTGATGCTGTTGACAGTAAGTCCACACAGCAGAGATCTAGCTGGAAGCCCgtttagagggagagaggcatTGGGCTGCGGAAGAGCCATGAACTAAAATTTCACAGATAGGAGAGTAATGTTTCAGAAAGTGAGTTCATATTCCTAGTCACAGCTTtccagctgtgtggtcttgggcaaagGACTGCTCCTCTGGATCTCTCCAAGGGGATGCATTTCCCCCTTTCTAAAATGCTAACAGTGACCACCTCATAGGGTTGTAGTAAAAATCAAATCTGTCAAGTGCTAAGACCTGGACCTGGTATTTGATAAGGGCAATAGCAATGTTGGTCACTGTGGAAAgtgagggtggagggaagggacagaaactGACCTTGGCGaccaggagaagaaaggaggtgaCCTTGGCAGGACCTGGATTGGTGAGGGCCCTTGGAGGGAAATCTGTCAAGATCTTGTGGGGTTGGGTCTGACCCCCTGATCCCTAATACTTtaggaaaggaagataaaatcTGTGGGAAGACCCTTCAGGTAGGAGGAGGGTGAAGAGGATGggccaggggtgaggggaggggacatAGACTGGAAATGGAGTCACTTGAAGCAGGTAATTCTGAAAGGGCTGCTGgagcaggctgggggtggggcagcctcCTGCCTTTGGGCTATTCtttgtggccttttttttttttttttttttttctcctgagcaATCAGATCTGCAGGGCTGATCTCAGTCCAAATAGTCTATTGGCTGGCAGTGGGGAGGACTGGAGCAGAAAGTAGGGAAAGGTCATTTATGGCTGATTAAATCTTCCAGGTTCAGTCTCCCTGCTACCTTTCTCTCTTGACTCCCCTTCTTTATTTTGTGGGAGTATAATAGGATGGGGGATTTTTTTGGAGCAGCTCTTTCAGagtacctacttttttttttttaagtttattttcattttgagagagagagtgggagcaggggaggggcagagaaggagagagagaaccccagacAGGCTCCCATaccgtcagtgtggagcctgatgcggggctcgaacccacaaaccgtgatatcgtgacctgagcggaaaccaagagtcggacgcttttAGAGTTCCTGTTTGTTCTCCCCCACTTTTATTTCTcccacttgctttttttttcttcctaagaatAAAAAGGAGCCTTTTTTGAGTGGAGGGAAGGAGTAGGAGCATTTAGTTAAGGAAAATTGTAGACCCGGAGCTGTCCGCTAGAACATTTTGCAATGATGACCGTGTTCtagatctgtgctgtccagtacaGTAGCTGCTGACTACACATGGCTACTGAGCACTCAGAATGTGGTTAGTATGGCTCAGGAACtgaagttttcatttaattttcatcagTCTaaatagccacacgtggctggtgGCTGCCATCTTGGGTGGTGCAGTCTTTGCGGATCAAGGCAGATCCCAGGGATAGTGGTTTGGGGGAAGGTTGAAAGGCTGTGTTGTAGTGGATGGATGGGTCGTGGGGCAGGCTGGGTTGGGAGAAAGGCTGGGGCTGCCTGACTTCCATCTCTGCCTTCTTGCCTCTCCTTTCACCATGTTCTTGACTGAACACCCCGTTGCTCGGGAGGTGTCTGCCtgattctccctcccttccccctgcagTTGATAGCCGGTGTTTTAGTGCtcaggggaaagaggagagaggcaaCTTAATTGTCAGGGAGTCCTGAGTTGGTTTCTCAGCCACCACCCCAAGAAGCAAGTGGGACCCTGTCCAagtcatttcacttctctgagcaTAGCAAGTGGGGTGACTGGAGTCTCTACTCTTGGAAGTCAGGGGGCACCTCGAGCTCAGTCTGTGTGAATTGTCAGGGATGTTGTTTCTCTGACCCCGCTGTCCGGGGGCAGCCTGTTGGGGACTCCAGTGCTCTAGTGCCCTGTGCAATATCTCCCAAGTGGCGGTGCCCAGTGTGTGTTGAGGCATGAATGGAGATGGTCATTACTGGTCTTCTAACCGTATGGGTCCATCTCCCTCTTGGCTGGTGTCttgagctccccccccccccccccggattcTTTTTTCACATCAGGAAGCCCTTCGTGGTTTACACTACCAAACCGTTACTATACGTAATACAGTCACATGCCAAGGTATTGGTAGTTTTCTCTTGACAtgagtggggaaactgaggctcacgggGTGAGGTCTGAACTTGGAGTTCAGGACTCTAAAGCCCCGTTTCTCCTCGCAGTACCAGGCTGCCAGGAGAAGCGATTGGGCTTCGGTTTAAGTCTTGCAGTATCCTGCTCCATCTGGTCTTGGCACGTGTCCCCAGCTTCTGCCTGGGGCCCTTGGGTCTGGTGAGGTGCTGGTGTGGAGGCGCCAGCCTCAGCCCCCcgtgcccttccctccc
This genomic window contains:
- the EXOSC5 gene encoding exosome complex component RRP46; translation: MEGVMRTDAKMRTESGAESSPRGPGCSLRHFACEQNLLSRPDGSASFLQGDTSVLAGVYGPAEVKVSKEIFNKATLEVILRPKIGLPGVAEKSRERLIRNTCEAVVLGALHPRTSITVVLQVVSDAGSLLACGLNAACMALVDAGVPMRALFCGVTCALDSEGTLVLDPTAKQEKEARAILTFALDSVERKLLMSTTKGLYSDAELQQCLAAAQAASQHVFRFYRESLQRRYSKS